The Pseudodesulfovibrio sp. zrk46 genome contains a region encoding:
- a CDS encoding cache domain-containing protein: MYRVSSIGKLSLVRMVVVSWLSILLVGGFWASWVYLDFQEESDQLRSDYFAERKTLVLQEVQKAFALVDQIRHEEMTDLVEGVRSRAERVSGLIDALSRDGLPPSSISRAVMNMARSGSAHRGDLLVELADNGKTLLLLDYYPKGLDIDYLMKSLVGLHFGERRVVISMDDGTVFTFMLTVRQSESPAMRIVSGACMEIAEMEVRQRVVTELEEITYGEEGYLFGGTWSGVSMIGPAKGKKLWNVTDSNGVLIVQELVAAAKRGGGYVSYVMPRFNGKRQSPKISFVMPILDWKWYIGAGVYVDDVEVIIDQNRMLLKDKMISRGGIVFVVLLLLSILAYAASIRFAHNLQDTIRSFTDVWNRASSTGDFVNPEELRYSEFKALAEAANQMVADRRAAEVLLADRVAQFKTLAANLPGVVYQCTMDGERDVTFISDSVFSLTGYPASDFMERKRSFLSLIHADDVSWVNEVLWADAKHGRPYSLEYRLMCEDGGTRWVYDRGQARTGKNSGELTLDGVIIDVTERRKAEQDRYAHIHFLETMERVDRDIRRRGNLDTMLHEVMETVRKAFDVERSWLSTPCDPKTTHVRIMVETTGADDDVRSMDGETVAVNDDMRSVFAAALSSTGPVGFSPEGEHPVPPTAVEKFNVKSMMVVPLYPRIGDPWLMGVQQISKSREWSDDDFRLFKEVGRRISDALSNQLMNRELEESEEWFRTVTEQSSLGICVVQDYEVKFANQAYCDIFETSIEDMMALPPKGFMRFVHPDDQAMLMEQAHKKQTGARDAIETYTWRAITTTGKIKWVEIHSKTVNMAGLPADLICLLDITEMRRYRNELEQLVDERTAVLERQATELQEANARLFRLDDIKSSFLTMVSYDLQSPHDLEREDLSTLINEFTAYSGILAGTMEWHDRRIDAGDLITGAVDASRYLLDGKAGIDIALELPDYLPDLRVDEAMVKQLLKTLLDNAIRSMEAGVVTVSVESPDKREVRITVSDTGHGIPASALEDIFEPFHQLPQESDSAFRGSGLGLAMAKAIITRYGGSITVESTLGSGSSFVVSFPGIK, translated from the coding sequence GTGTATCGTGTTTCGTCCATAGGCAAGCTGAGTCTGGTCAGGATGGTCGTGGTTTCATGGCTGTCCATTTTGCTGGTGGGCGGCTTTTGGGCCTCGTGGGTGTATTTGGATTTTCAGGAAGAATCCGATCAACTGCGATCCGACTATTTTGCAGAACGAAAGACTCTGGTTTTACAGGAAGTTCAGAAGGCTTTTGCTCTGGTAGATCAGATCCGTCATGAGGAGATGACTGATCTGGTGGAAGGCGTGCGGAGTCGTGCCGAGCGTGTTTCCGGGTTGATAGACGCGTTGTCGCGTGATGGACTTCCCCCCTCAAGTATTTCACGGGCTGTCATGAACATGGCGCGCTCTGGAAGCGCGCATCGGGGCGATCTGTTGGTCGAACTGGCTGACAATGGCAAGACGCTTCTACTGTTGGACTACTATCCCAAAGGCTTGGACATCGATTATCTTATGAAGTCCTTGGTCGGGCTTCACTTCGGGGAACGTCGTGTCGTGATTTCCATGGACGATGGCACGGTGTTCACCTTTATGCTGACTGTTCGACAGTCGGAGTCGCCTGCCATGCGTATTGTCTCCGGTGCCTGCATGGAAATTGCGGAGATGGAGGTGCGTCAACGCGTTGTGACAGAGCTGGAAGAGATCACTTATGGTGAAGAAGGGTACCTGTTCGGCGGCACCTGGAGTGGTGTCTCCATGATCGGCCCCGCCAAAGGCAAGAAACTGTGGAACGTGACTGACAGTAACGGTGTTCTTATCGTTCAGGAGCTGGTTGCGGCAGCCAAGCGGGGGGGCGGATATGTCAGCTATGTCATGCCGCGGTTTAACGGCAAACGGCAGTCCCCGAAGATCAGCTTTGTCATGCCCATCCTTGACTGGAAGTGGTACATCGGAGCCGGGGTTTATGTTGATGATGTTGAAGTCATTATCGACCAGAACCGAATGCTTCTGAAAGACAAGATGATCTCTCGTGGAGGGATTGTATTCGTCGTCCTCTTGCTGCTCAGTATTCTGGCGTATGCTGCTTCCATTCGTTTTGCCCACAATCTACAGGACACTATCCGGTCATTTACCGATGTCTGGAACAGGGCCTCTTCCACTGGTGATTTCGTAAACCCAGAAGAACTCAGATACAGCGAATTCAAGGCTTTGGCCGAAGCAGCCAATCAGATGGTGGCGGATCGCCGTGCGGCCGAAGTGCTGTTGGCTGATCGGGTGGCCCAGTTCAAAACACTGGCGGCAAACCTGCCGGGAGTTGTCTATCAGTGCACGATGGATGGCGAAAGGGATGTTACATTCATCAGTGATTCCGTGTTTTCATTAACGGGCTATCCTGCCTCAGATTTCATGGAACGGAAGCGTTCCTTCCTTTCCCTTATCCATGCTGACGACGTCAGTTGGGTGAATGAGGTCCTCTGGGCTGACGCCAAACATGGCCGTCCATACTCCCTTGAATACAGATTGATGTGCGAGGATGGCGGTACGCGATGGGTGTATGATCGTGGACAGGCCCGTACGGGTAAAAATAGCGGTGAGTTGACCCTCGATGGGGTGATTATTGATGTGACGGAGCGTCGCAAGGCCGAGCAGGACCGCTATGCGCACATCCATTTCCTGGAAACCATGGAGCGCGTCGACAGGGACATCCGTCGCCGTGGAAATCTCGACACCATGCTCCATGAGGTCATGGAGACCGTGAGAAAGGCGTTTGACGTTGAGCGTAGCTGGCTCTCGACCCCATGTGATCCCAAGACCACGCATGTTCGCATCATGGTTGAAACCACGGGAGCTGACGATGATGTCAGGTCCATGGATGGTGAAACTGTTGCCGTGAACGACGATATGCGCAGTGTTTTTGCGGCCGCATTGTCCAGCACCGGACCTGTGGGGTTCAGCCCCGAAGGGGAGCATCCGGTTCCCCCCACGGCTGTAGAGAAATTCAACGTGAAGTCCATGATGGTGGTGCCGCTCTATCCCCGGATAGGCGATCCATGGCTCATGGGCGTGCAGCAGATTTCCAAAAGCAGAGAATGGAGCGACGATGACTTTCGTCTGTTCAAGGAAGTGGGGCGCAGGATTTCGGACGCCTTGAGCAACCAACTCATGAACCGGGAACTCGAAGAGAGTGAGGAGTGGTTCAGGACGGTGACCGAGCAGTCCTCCCTTGGCATCTGTGTCGTGCAGGATTATGAGGTCAAGTTTGCCAATCAGGCGTATTGCGATATTTTTGAGACATCCATAGAAGATATGATGGCATTGCCGCCCAAGGGCTTCATGCGATTCGTCCATCCGGACGATCAGGCCATGCTTATGGAGCAGGCGCACAAGAAACAGACCGGGGCAAGGGACGCCATTGAGACCTATACGTGGCGCGCCATTACCACTACGGGCAAGATCAAGTGGGTGGAGATTCACTCCAAGACTGTCAACATGGCAGGCCTCCCGGCCGACCTAATTTGCCTTCTCGATATCACGGAGATGCGCCGTTACAGGAACGAGCTGGAGCAGTTGGTAGATGAACGTACCGCCGTGCTTGAACGTCAGGCCACAGAGCTGCAGGAGGCCAATGCCCGTTTGTTCCGGCTCGATGATATCAAGAGTTCATTTCTGACCATGGTCTCCTACGACCTGCAATCTCCACATGATCTGGAGCGGGAGGATTTGAGCACTCTCATCAATGAATTTACGGCGTACTCCGGCATCCTGGCCGGGACAATGGAGTGGCATGATCGTCGTATCGATGCTGGCGATCTGATCACCGGAGCCGTGGATGCCAGCCGCTACCTGTTGGATGGAAAGGCCGGCATTGATATCGCCCTTGAGCTGCCGGACTATCTGCCTGACCTGAGGGTGGACGAAGCCATGGTGAAGCAGTTGCTCAAGACGTTGTTGGATAATGCCATTCGAAGCATGGAAGCTGGAGTCGTGACAGTCTCTGTTGAGAGCCCGGATAAGCGTGAGGTGCGGATAACCGTATCTGATACGGGGCATGGCATTCCAGCGAGTGCTTTGGAAGATATTTTCGAGCCGTTTCATCAGTTGCCGCAGGAATCCGATTCTGCGTTCCGTGGTTCCGGTCTTGGGTTGGCCATGGCAAAGGCTATCATCACCCGTTACGGTGGCTCCATCACCGTTGAATCCACCTTGGGCAGCGGCAGCTCGTTCGTCGTGTCGTTTCCCGGCATCAAGTAA
- a CDS encoding gamma-glutamylcyclotransferase family protein has product MAREASHAAIRQHSIFVYGTLKKGFPNHYFLQDAEFVGLAKTVERYGLYVDEFPSVYQRDSVSSIQGEVYRIDTDTLRRLDMLEGHPRFYQRQEVRVRLQSGEKISAWMYFYPERGHRLVSGGEFCLSTEPGREHPGDG; this is encoded by the coding sequence GTGGCCCGAGAAGCCAGTCATGCTGCCATAAGACAGCACTCCATATTCGTCTATGGAACCCTGAAAAAGGGGTTCCCCAATCACTATTTTCTTCAGGATGCCGAGTTCGTCGGGTTGGCCAAGACCGTGGAGCGGTATGGGCTGTATGTGGACGAATTCCCCTCGGTGTATCAGCGGGACTCGGTGAGTTCCATTCAGGGCGAGGTGTACCGTATCGACACCGATACATTACGCCGTCTTGATATGCTGGAGGGCCATCCCCGGTTTTATCAGCGCCAGGAAGTTCGGGTGCGTCTTCAATCCGGTGAAAAGATTTCCGCTTGGATGTATTTCTATCCGGAGCGGGGGCACCGGCTGGTGTCGGGAGGAGAGTTCTGTCTCTCCACCGAGCCGGGGCGAGAACATCCCGGAGATGGGTGA
- a CDS encoding MBL fold metallo-hydrolase, whose translation MDISITYIHHSCFVLKTPARAYLFDYPNVSHLPDGAEALVREQVRDTDLFVLISHSHDDHLNDDMVTMAATASSVHYIYPDDVPDMRPGVIPEDADGIMVEPDETYEYNGLTVETLMSNDLGVAYLVDADGFRFYYGGDLAKWIWKTASAQEAAFTANFFKEAMDRVRDFKPHVVFSNVDKRLENLGGGVEAYRQTGAEVFVPMHTFGETDWLPDFRTMVGEETSQLFIYEGPGDGISLSVSVEE comes from the coding sequence ATGGATATATCCATCACCTATATTCATCACAGTTGTTTTGTTCTCAAGACGCCCGCCCGGGCATATCTTTTTGATTATCCCAATGTATCCCATCTGCCGGACGGGGCCGAGGCCCTTGTTCGCGAGCAGGTGCGCGACACCGATCTGTTCGTGCTGATCTCCCATAGCCACGACGATCATCTCAACGACGATATGGTTACCATGGCGGCCACTGCTTCGAGCGTGCATTACATCTACCCCGATGATGTGCCGGATATGCGTCCCGGCGTTATCCCCGAAGATGCAGACGGCATTATGGTCGAGCCGGATGAAACCTACGAATACAACGGCCTCACAGTTGAAACTCTCATGTCCAATGATCTGGGCGTGGCCTATCTGGTGGATGCCGACGGTTTCCGTTTCTATTACGGCGGCGATCTTGCCAAATGGATATGGAAGACGGCCTCGGCGCAGGAGGCTGCGTTCACGGCCAACTTTTTCAAGGAGGCCATGGACCGGGTGCGGGATTTCAAGCCGCATGTGGTCTTCTCCAATGTGGACAAGCGGCTGGAAAATCTGGGTGGAGGCGTGGAGGCCTACCGCCAGACAGGGGCAGAGGTGTTTGTTCCCATGCATACCTTTGGCGAAACGGATTGGCTGCCCGATTTCCGGACCATGGTGGGTGAGGAGACGTCTCAGTTGTTTATTTATGAAGGGCCGGGAGATGGGATTTCTCTTTCGGTCAGTGTTGAGGAATAA
- a CDS encoding mechanosensitive ion channel domain-containing protein, whose protein sequence is MSIRLCRFIAAAVLICLLTAPSAMAVSGAAAMLVTGASSEKKGSEVVLPENATPEQVKGILAGMSDEQVRRILITELQKETVAPAAVDEPQGVAGAVFKAKDFLQKVRTRLSDLFTGSSSAPRLLPDALRSAFTGKGVHPPGHLLLGLVVISIMWIASGYLVTYLYDKLRVRIEDVAENASVPAKIGRLLARAAFDFMAVTTMTIITLIPYLLIFNEPAKGRPVIFAWLGAMVIVEVVRAVTRMILAPKVPALRFLPMTDETAQYINKWVLRLVWVVALGTITSSLVRMTHGSELVFLLILAITGFIVACAISLLALWNSRRVADSIRRATSEDSLRHQLAGSWHVGVICYAMFFWAFWVVALLVFGQEAMMTGVITLLILPGYLLADWGTQRLVAFAANLADVPLDEAENVEKDGKRSITKFQRFLSVGFRFLVAAATVFILLRSWGIDIWFGRALVSSGIDILLTLVLAYIFWVFISNYIEKKLKEKQGDHDGGHGDGEGGGGPGGDRFSTLLQLVKKFIFAAITVITVLIILSSMGVDIGPLIAGASVFGIAIGFGAQTLVKDIISGIFFLMDDAFRVGDYIIVGSARGQVEAISVRSFKLRHHLGPLYTIPFGSIKEIQNMTRDWAIMKLQYLVPFDTDIQQVKKIIKKINKEIRSVPELNEFMLDDIKSQGVKAMEEYGMRMRVKFMTKPGGQFTLRKLVLAKMRKEFAEAGIEFAKPRVSVHMSRDEELTPEQEAQVAAAASKALDKKEKGEKKEG, encoded by the coding sequence ATGTCCATTCGCCTGTGCCGTTTTATCGCCGCCGCTGTTCTCATCTGCTTGTTGACCGCACCTTCCGCCATGGCCGTATCCGGGGCCGCCGCGATGCTGGTTACGGGGGCGTCTTCCGAGAAAAAAGGCAGCGAAGTAGTTCTTCCAGAGAACGCTACGCCGGAGCAGGTGAAGGGAATCCTCGCGGGCATGAGCGACGAACAGGTTCGGCGGATTCTCATTACCGAACTGCAGAAAGAAACCGTTGCGCCTGCCGCTGTAGATGAGCCGCAGGGCGTGGCCGGAGCAGTCTTCAAAGCTAAGGATTTTCTCCAGAAGGTGAGGACTCGGCTGTCTGATCTGTTTACAGGCTCCTCCTCCGCTCCCAGACTCCTGCCCGATGCGCTCCGGAGCGCATTTACCGGAAAGGGCGTTCATCCCCCCGGGCATCTGCTGCTGGGCCTTGTCGTTATCTCCATCATGTGGATCGCGTCCGGTTATCTGGTGACCTACCTGTACGACAAGCTGCGCGTCCGAATTGAAGATGTTGCCGAGAACGCATCGGTTCCAGCAAAGATCGGCAGGCTGTTGGCCCGCGCCGCCTTTGATTTCATGGCGGTCACTACTATGACCATCATTACGCTCATTCCGTACCTGCTCATATTCAATGAACCGGCCAAAGGGCGTCCGGTCATCTTTGCGTGGCTCGGCGCTATGGTCATTGTCGAGGTGGTTCGCGCCGTGACCCGGATGATTCTGGCTCCGAAAGTCCCGGCATTGCGTTTCCTTCCAATGACGGATGAGACTGCGCAGTACATCAATAAGTGGGTGTTGCGTCTCGTCTGGGTCGTAGCTCTCGGGACCATCACGAGCAGTCTGGTGCGGATGACGCATGGCAGTGAACTCGTTTTTCTCCTGATTCTTGCTATCACCGGTTTCATTGTTGCCTGCGCCATTTCTTTACTCGCTCTGTGGAACAGCCGCCGGGTGGCAGATTCCATTCGCAGGGCAACGTCGGAAGACTCTCTGCGCCATCAACTGGCCGGGTCCTGGCATGTGGGTGTTATCTGCTACGCCATGTTCTTTTGGGCTTTCTGGGTCGTGGCCCTGCTAGTCTTCGGGCAGGAAGCCATGATGACCGGCGTCATCACACTCCTTATTCTTCCCGGCTATCTGCTGGCCGATTGGGGCACACAACGCCTTGTGGCATTCGCTGCCAATCTGGCTGACGTTCCCTTGGACGAGGCCGAGAATGTGGAAAAGGATGGCAAACGGTCCATTACGAAATTTCAGCGGTTCCTGTCTGTTGGTTTCCGCTTTCTGGTTGCCGCAGCCACCGTGTTCATTCTGCTCCGCTCGTGGGGTATCGATATCTGGTTCGGTCGTGCATTGGTCAGCTCCGGTATCGATATTCTGCTGACGCTGGTCCTTGCCTATATCTTCTGGGTCTTCATCTCCAACTACATCGAGAAGAAGCTCAAAGAGAAGCAGGGCGATCATGATGGCGGGCATGGCGACGGCGAAGGCGGCGGTGGTCCCGGTGGTGACCGTTTCTCGACCCTGTTGCAATTGGTCAAGAAGTTCATCTTTGCGGCCATTACGGTCATTACCGTGTTGATCATCCTCTCCTCCATGGGCGTGGATATCGGACCGCTTATCGCTGGTGCGTCGGTATTTGGTATCGCTATCGGTTTCGGCGCGCAGACACTAGTCAAGGATATCATCTCCGGCATCTTCTTTCTGATGGACGATGCCTTCCGCGTCGGCGACTACATCATCGTAGGCAGCGCGCGAGGTCAGGTCGAAGCGATTTCCGTGCGTTCTTTCAAACTCCGCCACCATTTGGGGCCGCTCTATACAATCCCGTTCGGCTCCATCAAGGAAATCCAGAACATGACCCGCGACTGGGCTATCATGAAGCTGCAGTATCTGGTGCCGTTCGATACGGACATTCAGCAGGTCAAGAAGATCATTAAGAAGATCAACAAGGAAATCCGCTCCGTTCCGGAGTTGAACGAGTTCATGCTGGACGACATCAAGAGCCAGGGCGTCAAGGCCATGGAAGAATACGGCATGCGTATGCGCGTGAAGTTCATGACCAAGCCCGGCGGACAGTTCACCCTGCGTAAACTGGTGCTTGCCAAGATGCGCAAGGAATTCGCTGAGGCTGGCATCGAGTTCGCCAAGCCGCGTGTCTCGGTCCATATGTCCCGTGATGAAGAGCTGACTCCCGAGCAGGAGGCGCAGGTGGCCGCCGCTGCTTCCAAGGCTCTGGACAAGAAAGAGAAGGGTGAGAAGAAAGAAGGGTAA
- the acs gene encoding acetate--CoA ligase alpha subunit → MSTKEQLHAFFYPETVAVIGASASPGKVGHTIVSNMIGAGYKGKLFPVNPKATEIEGLKVVNDIADLPRGLDLAVVSVPRDYVIPSLEALGEIGAKSAIVITAGFKEVGKEGYDVEQGIIKVCEKHGMALLGPNCLGMMNTAVGVNASFAAGQPNPGSIAFFSQSGALCVAILDWALGENIGFSKFVSLGNKALLSEAEMLDYLNKDDDTKVILGYIENVEHGDSFLKAARKTCLNKPVIMIKSGTTAAGAKAASSHTGAIAGSDQTYTAAFHQSGVIRVGDVASLFNLAQAFSNQPLPKGPNLAVVTNSGGPGILTADTADRSSLTMAALSQKTIQKLQEFLPSYAAFYNPVDIIGDADAERYRRTLDVVAEDPMVHSVLAMLTPTAAVEIEETAEAVIRTARKCGKPVFACFMGKRRIAKARRMLMEAGIPCYAFPEPAVRSIEAMYEFYLWKNRPEARYAEVKGDVDRAMKVIKAHEKRRELEIVEFEAQEVLKAYGLPTPKTVLARSSDEAVAAAEEFGYPVVLKIASPHISHKSDVGGVKVNLQNATEVMETFKSITARAQRMRQEAYIAGCLVQEMAPPGVKEVIIGFKRDEQFGPMLMFGLGGIYVEIMKDISFKLAPLSRQDAFEIVREIKSYMLLKGIKGEQPVNFEALEEIIMTMSQLALDLPQVWEAEFNPVLVNHERAIVADVRMTIRLKD, encoded by the coding sequence TTGAGCACCAAGGAACAACTGCACGCCTTTTTTTATCCTGAAACCGTGGCCGTTATCGGCGCGTCTGCTTCACCCGGAAAGGTGGGGCATACCATCGTCTCCAACATGATCGGAGCCGGTTACAAGGGTAAACTATTTCCCGTGAACCCCAAGGCCACCGAGATCGAAGGTCTCAAGGTGGTCAACGATATCGCAGACCTGCCCCGCGGCCTTGATTTGGCCGTGGTCTCCGTGCCGCGCGATTACGTCATCCCGTCGCTGGAGGCGCTGGGCGAGATCGGTGCCAAGTCCGCCATTGTCATTACTGCCGGATTCAAGGAAGTGGGCAAGGAAGGCTATGACGTCGAGCAGGGCATCATCAAAGTCTGCGAAAAGCACGGCATGGCGCTGCTCGGTCCCAACTGTCTGGGCATGATGAACACGGCCGTGGGCGTGAACGCCTCCTTTGCCGCTGGTCAGCCCAATCCCGGCTCCATCGCATTTTTCTCTCAGTCCGGTGCGCTCTGTGTGGCCATTCTGGACTGGGCCCTTGGTGAGAATATCGGTTTCTCCAAGTTCGTCAGTCTCGGCAACAAGGCGCTCCTGAGCGAGGCCGAGATGCTCGACTACCTGAATAAGGACGACGACACCAAGGTCATCCTCGGCTACATCGAGAACGTGGAACATGGTGATTCCTTTCTCAAGGCCGCTCGAAAGACCTGCCTGAACAAGCCCGTCATCATGATCAAGTCCGGCACCACTGCTGCCGGTGCCAAGGCTGCATCCTCCCATACCGGTGCCATTGCCGGGTCGGATCAGACCTACACCGCTGCCTTCCACCAGTCCGGCGTCATTCGCGTGGGCGACGTGGCGTCGCTCTTCAATCTGGCGCAGGCCTTTTCCAATCAGCCCCTGCCCAAGGGGCCGAATCTTGCCGTGGTGACCAACTCCGGTGGCCCCGGCATCCTCACGGCCGATACGGCGGATCGCTCCAGCCTGACCATGGCGGCTCTGTCTCAGAAGACCATTCAGAAGCTGCAGGAATTTCTCCCCAGTTATGCAGCGTTCTACAACCCGGTGGATATCATCGGTGATGCAGACGCAGAGCGATATCGTCGTACGCTTGATGTGGTTGCCGAGGACCCCATGGTTCATTCCGTTCTGGCAATGCTCACTCCTACGGCTGCCGTGGAGATCGAGGAAACGGCCGAGGCCGTCATCCGCACGGCGCGCAAATGCGGCAAGCCGGTCTTTGCCTGTTTCATGGGTAAGCGGCGCATTGCCAAGGCGCGCAGAATGCTCATGGAGGCTGGCATCCCTTGCTACGCATTCCCCGAGCCTGCCGTTCGGTCCATTGAAGCCATGTATGAATTTTATCTGTGGAAGAATCGTCCCGAAGCCAGGTACGCCGAGGTGAAGGGCGATGTTGACCGCGCCATGAAGGTCATCAAGGCACACGAGAAGCGGCGGGAGCTAGAGATCGTGGAGTTTGAGGCGCAGGAAGTGCTCAAGGCATACGGCCTGCCCACGCCCAAGACCGTGTTGGCCCGTTCGTCCGACGAGGCTGTGGCCGCCGCCGAAGAATTCGGCTATCCCGTGGTCCTCAAGATCGCTTCACCTCACATTTCCCACAAATCCGACGTGGGCGGCGTCAAGGTGAATCTTCAGAATGCCACCGAGGTCATGGAGACATTCAAGTCTATCACCGCCCGCGCCCAGCGCATGCGCCAGGAGGCCTATATTGCAGGTTGTCTGGTGCAGGAAATGGCCCCTCCGGGCGTCAAGGAAGTCATCATTGGCTTCAAACGGGACGAACAGTTCGGTCCCATGCTGATGTTCGGTCTGGGCGGTATCTATGTCGAGATCATGAAGGACATCTCCTTCAAACTGGCCCCGCTGTCACGACAGGACGCCTTTGAGATCGTGCGCGAGATCAAGTCCTACATGCTCCTCAAGGGCATCAAGGGCGAGCAGCCTGTAAACTTTGAGGCGCTGGAAGAGATCATCATGACCATGTCTCAGTTGGCCCTCGATCTCCCGCAGGTATGGGAGGCCGAGTTCAACCCTGTACTGGTCAACCACGAACGGGCCATCGTCGCGGATGTGCGAATGACGATTCGGCTCAAAGATTAG
- a CDS encoding 4-oxalocrotonate tautomerase family protein, giving the protein MPFVNIRITKEGATAEQKKQLIEGVTDLLHDVLGKNKKTTFVIIDEVDTDNWGIGGESVTDLRKK; this is encoded by the coding sequence ATGCCATTCGTCAATATTCGGATCACCAAGGAAGGCGCCACCGCAGAGCAAAAGAAGCAGCTCATCGAGGGTGTGACCGACCTCCTCCACGATGTCCTTGGCAAGAACAAAAAGACCACCTTCGTCATCATCGACGAGGTGGACACTGACAACTGGGGGATCGGCGGAGAAAGCGTCACCGATCTGAGAAAGAAATAA
- a CDS encoding HAMP domain-containing sensor histidine kinase, whose product MNGTSAYRKEDSSVTAPTLWEVFLDSFGSRRGRTFLATLFTMLLLALLLPLANILFIFPAFTEVLIKGAEKDANRLGAYILPPALRHSELKPERLTHRFYGNIFKLENDFGMLKIRVFAPDGTVIYSSKSADIGSKLESDFFHEKVAKGIPYSKLVSQGTRDEEGDTFHLDVVETYVPSMSGDRFLGAFEMYYDVTQRKHRLDDLLLYSNIAMTALSLSLLLAAALLLRREIFLRRDRKVAKELRREVEQITRHDIKTPLISILNGVEYLEQFTELNDEQRTMTADIRLAANTSMEMVNRSLDLYKMERGHYEYLPRKTNILILIRRSLKALSSLAESRNVEVILSVQEGSLNEKNEFPFPVDETLFYSLVSNLLKNAIEASWPGDRVTLSLAGEDNNAHITFHNPAAVPKEIRDTFFDKFATHNKQGGTGLGTYSASLIVNTMGGTISMTTSEDSGTLITVDLPYPADSN is encoded by the coding sequence ATGAACGGCACCAGCGCATACAGAAAGGAAGACTCCTCTGTAACAGCCCCTACCCTTTGGGAAGTCTTTCTCGACAGCTTCGGCTCCCGTCGGGGAAGAACATTCCTGGCTACGCTGTTCACCATGCTCCTGCTGGCGCTCCTACTCCCGCTTGCCAACATTCTGTTCATTTTTCCCGCTTTCACCGAAGTATTGATCAAAGGGGCCGAGAAGGACGCCAATCGCCTGGGCGCCTATATTCTTCCCCCGGCACTCAGACACTCTGAACTGAAGCCGGAACGACTCACGCACCGTTTTTACGGCAACATCTTCAAGCTCGAAAATGACTTCGGGATGCTTAAAATTCGTGTGTTCGCCCCCGATGGCACTGTCATCTACTCCAGCAAATCTGCTGATATCGGGAGCAAACTGGAGAGCGATTTTTTCCATGAAAAGGTGGCCAAGGGAATCCCCTACTCCAAGCTCGTCTCACAGGGGACGAGAGATGAAGAGGGAGATACATTCCATCTGGATGTGGTTGAAACATATGTCCCCTCTATGAGTGGCGACCGATTCCTCGGTGCCTTTGAAATGTATTATGATGTTACCCAGAGAAAGCACCGTCTGGACGACCTGCTCCTTTATTCAAATATTGCCATGACCGCCCTGTCTTTGAGCCTGCTTCTTGCTGCGGCTCTGCTGCTCCGCAGGGAAATCTTCCTTCGACGCGACCGGAAAGTGGCAAAGGAGCTACGTCGCGAAGTGGAGCAGATCACCCGCCACGATATCAAGACGCCACTCATATCCATATTGAACGGAGTGGAATACCTAGAACAGTTCACCGAACTCAATGACGAACAACGCACCATGACCGCTGACATCCGCCTGGCCGCCAATACGTCCATGGAGATGGTCAACCGTAGCCTCGACCTCTACAAAATGGAGCGGGGCCACTACGAGTACCTGCCAAGGAAGACCAACATCCTTATTCTCATCCGCCGCTCCCTAAAGGCCCTTTCCAGCCTCGCGGAGTCTCGCAATGTGGAAGTCATCCTTTCGGTCCAAGAGGGCTCGCTAAACGAAAAGAACGAGTTTCCCTTTCCAGTCGATGAGACGCTGTTCTACTCTTTGGTCTCCAATCTGCTAAAAAACGCCATAGAAGCGTCTTGGCCGGGGGACCGTGTCACGCTTTCATTGGCCGGAGAGGACAACAACGCCCACATCACCTTTCACAACCCCGCAGCTGTTCCCAAGGAAATCCGGGACACATTCTTTGACAAGTTTGCCACCCACAACAAGCAGGGAGGCACCGGCCTCGGCACCTATTCGGCCAGCCTCATCGTCAACACCATGGGCGGCACGATTTCCATGACAACTTCCGAAGACAGCGGTACGCTCATCACTGTTGACCTGCCCTACCCCGCTGACAGCAACTGA